From Quercus lobata isolate SW786 chromosome 1, ValleyOak3.0 Primary Assembly, whole genome shotgun sequence, one genomic window encodes:
- the LOC115955153 gene encoding uncharacterized protein LOC115955153, with product MQPGFEFITFVNRWRNLAAKAKWNIKEEDAVQMVIDNQHGPIKEAMVLRDFRTFPQLFERAARMQRSIKDGSITFLRNCSNGGEGKPKNTLRTQQPTQEVTITPDQINAVQAQQNAQRQQSTRNQQAIQGAGAVPQPTQKPPTQSQPQNPAQAPPRPAYNNAAPPANYDPQ from the coding sequence ATGCAGCCCGGTTTTGAATTCATAACCTTTGTTAACCGATGGAGGAATTTAGCAGCTAAAGCAAAATGGAACATAAAAGAGGAAGATGCAGTACAAATGGTTATCGATAACCAGCATGGGCCCATCAAGGAAGCGATGGTGCTAAGAGATTTCCGAACATTCCCTCAACTGTTTGAACGAGCTGCCCGCATGCAGAGGAGTATAAAAGACGGGTCTATCACTTTCCTCAGGAACTGTTCTAATGGGGGAGAGGGCAAGCCGAAGAATACCCTAAGAACCCAGCAGCCTACTCAAGAGGTTACCATCACTCCGGATCAAATTAATGCGGTTCAAGCACAGCAGAATGCACAGAGACAACAGAGCACCCGGAATCAGCAAGCCATCCAGGGGGCCGGGGCCGTCCCCCAACCCACTCAAAAACCTCCTACCCAATCGCAACCGCAAAACCCAGCGCAAGCCCCGCCCAGACCCGCTTATAACAACGCTGCGCCTCCGGCCAATTATGATCCTCAGTAG